ATATCGAAACAATCGCAGTCCACGGCGCTGGCGGCCCTGATCCGTCAACAGGCGCAATCGCCACGCCAATTATAACAGCAAAGAACGGCGCATTCAAGGGCATAGGGGATCCGATAAAGATAGAATACTGCAGAACCCAGAATCCTACAAGGGAAACATTGGAGAAATTAGTTGCAGAATTAGAGGGCGGAGGCGATGCATTTGCATTTTCTTCAGGAATTGCAGCAATAAACTGCATATTCCAGACATTAAGCAGGGGAGATCATGTTATTCTGAGCAAAAAGCTCTATGCAGGAACAATAAGGCTGTGCGATTTGGTTTTATCAAAGTTTTTGGAGATTGATTTTGTTGATCCGCTTAATGCAAAAGCTCTGAAAAAAGCCATAAAGCAAAATACAAAATACATTTTCATTGAAACTCCGACTAATCCGCTGCTCGAGATTGTTGATCTTGAAGCAATCAGGAAAATCTCATCTTCAGCAGGAGTTCCTTTTATTGTTGACAACACATTTGCAACTCCGTGCTTATTGCAGCCCTTTGATTATGGCGCAGAAACAATAATCCACTCCACAAGCAAATATCTCGGAGGGCATAATGATCTTGTCGGCGGTGTCGTTGTAACAAGAAACAAAAGCTTTGCTGAAGCTCTTAAGCTTTATGCTAAAACACTCGGCGCAACTCCCTCACCCTATGATGTTTACAACACAATAAGAGGAATTAAGACTTTGGCGTTGAGAATAAAAAAGCACTGTGAAAATGCCCAGATAATCGCTGAATTCTTGGCTGCAGATCCTAATGTTTCAAAAGTTTATTTCCCCGGGCTGCAGTCCCATCCTGGCCACGAAATTGCAAAAAAACAGATGAAGGGCTTTGGCGGAGTTGTGTCTTTTGAAGTAAAAGGCGATTATAAAAAATTTGCAAAAAACATAGCAGATAATGCCCCCCCGATTTACCTTGCAGAATCTCTTGGCGGAGTTGAATCATTATTAACGCATCCAGCTACAATGAGCCATGCTTATTTGACAGAAAAGCAGAGGGCAGAAGTTGGGATCAAAGACAATCTGTTCAGGCTCTCGCCAGGCATAGAAAACAGCGAAGATATCGTTGCTAAATTAAAATCCGCGCTTTACAGCTCATGAACAACTCTCACATCCTCTCCAACAACCCTTTTTATTTCCTTTTCAAGATAATTCTTGAACCCCCCGATATCAATATCCTGCTCTTTTTCCTTAATCAGCGAATGCTCTTTCTGCAACTTCTGCAGCTCATATTGAAATTCATTTAAATTGTCTTTTAATTCAGCATGTTCTTTTATTATAGTTACTGCTTTTATCTTCTCCTCAAACATCTTTGCCGAGTTTTCAAGATCCTCAAGCCCAATCAAAAACTTTTCAAAGGAATCCCTGTCTAATTTTTTAATAAGCTCCAAAGTTCTTTTTTTCTTGTCTTCTTTAAGGTCCAGGCTGTCGATATTTTCCTCTAATCTCCCCAATAATTCCAACACCCCGAATTCCTTATCATTAATTAACGTGTTTATAGGATCAACTAAGTAACCGTGCACAACTGCCTCATCTACTGACATTCTCTCATATTTTTTAAGCGCTTTTTCAAATGCGCCGAATATATTCAGAAAATTAGCCTTATGCTCTTTTATTTTAATTAAAATACTGCCTTTTTCATTTTCGAGAGCTTTATATGATTTAAATTCATTGTTTTCTTCCTTTGCCTTTAATTCTTCCCCTGTATTTTTTATTTTGTTTTTTATATTCTCAATTTCGCTTTCAATTGCTTTTATTTTTTCATTCAGTTCCTTTTTAAGTTCAATCTTTTCTTTAATATTTTTCAACTCCCCTTTTATTCTTCCGAATCCAATTGGCCCCCTTTCCACCTGCTTTCTCAGGTCATCTACAATCAGCTCAAATTCCCTTATATTCTGGGCTATCTTTTTGACATCAGTTGCAAAAAACTCATTCAAAACATAAAAATTCTTTGAAGTGTTCTTTCCGAATTCATTCAGGCTGCTTGAGAAATTAGTGCTGAAATCCAGAATATTCTCATACGCCTTCTCATCAGGAAAGGAAAGCTGCTCAAGGAAATAGCCGAGCTTTCTTATGTAAGCTCCCCTGTTGCCTTCCATAACTTCTTTTGCCTTTAGCGGAATGTTCGGGTTCATCAGCTGGGCTTTTTCAAGCTCTGTCATGTTTGTTTTAAGATCGTCTTTCTTGCTTTTTATGTCTGAGAATAAGGCCATTATCGAATTATTGAAATTGCCGAATCTTTCGCTTATTTTTTGGTCTATCCAATTCTCAGCTTCTGCTAATCTGACTTCCTCAAGCTCAGCCTTCTTTCCGAAAGAAAACAGCCGTTGAAAAAACCCCATGCACGAGAGTAATAGCAAATTTATTAAATACTTTTCTGTTTTATACCGCAATATGGCTAAAAAAGACAAAAAACCGCGAGCAGAGGTAATAAAAGACATAGAAGAGATGTTCAAGGAAGCTGGAAATATCTTTAGAAAAGACAAGGGCAAGGCCAATGATCTCGTCAGGAAAGCCCGTAATCTTGCAATGAAATCAAGGTTAAAGATGCCTTCAAGGCTGCAAAAGAACTTCTGCAAGCACTGCTATTCTTTTCTTAAGCCAGGCATTAACTGCAGGATCAGGCTGCAAAGGGGAAAGGCGATCTATTACTGCCTTGAATGCAAGAAATATATGAGATTTCCATATAAATAAGATTATGTTACATGTGTTACATTAACGATATTACATATGTAACAACAAAAACCAAAAGGCTTATATATTACATATGTTACATCTACGATATTACAGGTGTAACATATGAAGCTTGAAAAACACATCGAAACTTTGATTAATCTGCTGAAGGATATCAGAAAAGAGCCAAGCCCGGCAGTTATTGGCTTTGCTTATTCCACAGCAGCCATTCACATCTTTAATATAGCATTCCATGATGAATTAGACCCTGGTAGAGCTATAAAGCATGGCGACTTCAGGTCTGAAAGCGGCATTAGCAAATTAAAAAGCCTGATAAGGGATTTTGATAAAAAGAATGAATTATTCCTTCTATGGAAAGAAATGGAAAACAAGAGAAACGAGCTTTGTTATGGTTATCCCAACGAAAAAGACATCAAAGAATATGCCGGTAAATTCTACAAAATAAAAGAAATCCTGGAAAGCATATCTGATTTAAAATTCGAGGTAGAATTTCTGGAAGAGCGCCTAGCCAGAATAAACGGTGAAAAACATGAATGATCTGGTTTCCTATGCTTATGATTTTATTTCATATCTTTCATTGCAGCCTTTCTTTAGAAAATATGCCCTTAATAAAATAATCTTATTCGGATCTGTAGCAAGAGGAGATTTTACAAAAAAAAGCGATATTGATATCTTTATTGATGTCCTCAGCACAAATAAGATTGATTTGTTTACAAGGGAAATAGAAAAGACAAAAACAAGCTTCTTTGAATCCGAAAGAATGAAAAAATGGAACAGGCTGAATATTTCAAATAATTTCAATGTAGTTGTTGGAAGCTTAAAAGATGAAAAATGGAGCGATCTTAGAAAAAGCATGCAAACCCACGCTATGTCGCTTTGGTCCGGCTTTTTTATTATGGAAAAAAAAGGCTTAAAATCTTATGCGCTTGTGAGATGGGTTACAGGTGCAAAAAACACAAATAAAAGGGTAAGTATTGCACGAAAACTATATGGTTATAAGCAAAAGGGCAAGAAGTATACAGGACTTTTAGAAGAGACCAGTTCAAAGACAGTTGGCAAGGGCGTTGCTTTAATTCCGATAGAGCATGTGAATAGGCTAAGAAAGTTGTTTGATGGGCTTGAAGTAAAGTACAGCCTTATGGATGTTTTCATAACCTAATATCCCTTAAATCATCTTTGGGCATAAACTGCAGGATCAGGTTTCAGAGGGGAAAATTGATCTATTACTGCCTCGAATGCAAGAGATATATGAGGTTTCCGTATAAATAACGTTACTAAACAATAGTTACAAAAACAAAAGGTTTAAATATAGATTAATACTTGCTTATCAAAATGATTGAAGAATTAAAACACAAACTAGAATCAATTGATTCAGTTTTGAATGAAGAATCGATGAAAAGCAGCAACGAGTTAGATATTAAACGCGGATTCAACCCTTCTCAAAGCTATACAGATAAAGAATTAGCAAAATTTTACCCATCTGGCATCGAATTGTTCAAGAAAAAAGGAGATGAATCTAAATATCTGCTTCTAGAAGTTAAAATTGAGAAAGGCGCTGACACATATGCTAAACAATATCTGAGAGGTTTTGATATGCCTCTGCCATCACATCCTGTTCTAGCTGAACAGTTTTTGAGAGAAGAATTAGAACCTGTTCTGGCTCCTAATTTTAAACTGCCAGATAGATGGCCGCAAATAGGAAAGCCAATAAATGATGAGTGGGAAAAAACAGTCATCAGCGAATATGATGGAATAAAATTATCAATTTCCGCTGTCGGTGGTGGAAAATTTGATTTGAAAAACAACAGCATTAATTTAAGAGAAAAGAGTAGATCTTTTGGTCCAGTTCCCCTAAAGTATCAAGACAGATTTAATGAGCTTATTAATCAATTAGTTCAAAGACCTGCTTATAACGGATTTAAGGTCAATTTTGAATAAATTTATAAAGTGTCAAATTTTTAGGAGGTCAAAAATGAACATTGAAACTAAATCGGGGATTGGTCATAAAGATGTAACTAATATAGCTGATATTCTAGCAGAGCCAGCCAATAACTCGGCAATGGAAGAAAAAGTAACTCCTGTTGGAAAAATAGGCGATTCTGAATTTGTCTGCGTTATGGGTGAGGAAGAGAACAGATACCCTGTTCCTAGAAATCTAACATACCCTGTAAATCACTGATATAGTAATTTAATAGTGGTAACAAAACCGAAAGATTTAAATACTAGCTCTTATCCTATTTTCTACGTTGAGGTGGATAAAATATGACAAAAGAACCAAAGATTGTTTTACCGCAGAATCCTGAAATAAGGAAAGCATTAGAAACTAAATTAAAAGAGTACGAAGGAAGGCTTAAAAAAATAGAAGAAGAAAATCCATGTGCTTCTCCAGAAGCACTTCATTGTACAAAGGATGCATATAAAATTGAAATTGTTGAAAGGTTGCTCAAAAAAGGCGAGGTTGATACATGGGAACTTTTAGGAGAGTTAGAGAAGACATATGGCACCTTTGATCGTGATGATTTTAACAAAGCTGCCAGTGTAATAGATGATTACTGCAAAACAGGCGGCAAGAATGTTGTTGATGGAACAGGGTTTATGAATAAAAAGGTGGATAAAATATGAATGAATCAAAAACAACAGTTATAGAAAATTATGTACACAAAGAACTAAATTTGCTAGGAAAATACCTTTTAGGTGCAGCTGTTTTTGTAGCAGTTGCAGCAGCGATACTTCCTGATATGGTACATAAACAGTCTTCTTCAACTCTTGATAGCATAGTCAGGAAAACACAAGCCAATCAACCCTCTGAGTGCAATATTTACAGAAACAAGTCAGGCAATTATGATTGTGTTGAAATAATGACTGCAACTGGGTCTCATTATTACCCTATTGTGCAAAAAAAGGCAAAAACATTTCTTGGGCTCGTTGATAGTTCTCTTACAGAAGGAAAAAAAGGTTACAGCCACGAAATGCTTGCTCAGTTAATTGAATACATAAATGGGGGCATTAATGTTGTCAGAGAAGACAGAGATTATTTGGGATTGGGTCCTGAAAGGTCAAAGCCAGCTTATTTAAAGTGATATAAAAAATGAAAGAAGAATCTGATTTCGAGGACGATGAAGATTTCATGTTCGATGAAGTTACTGGAGGCAGGTCCAAGAAGCCAGTAATGAGTGTCCTGAACAAAAAGAAGATAAGCAAATATGAATTGGATGACTTGTTCGCAGGAGATTAATGATGGGAAAAATAGAAGGAACATCAAAAGATAATCAAGGCGCTTATTTTGTAATGTTTGACCCAGAAAACAGATTGATGCAGGCCGATATAAACCTCCAATTTAAAGAACCCAATGTAAGTCTGGTCAGAAATCTCACTAATGGGTTTGAAGGAAATTTAAAGTCTCGATGTACTGATTATAATGAATCTGCATATAGCGCTAATTATGAAGGCGTACCTGATAAAAATGTAACTGTGGCGATTAACGCAGGCATAGATAATTATCTTATCAGAATCACACAAAGAAAACTAACAGTGTCATCACCTGTGTTAGATTCTTTTAAGAAAAATATTAAAGAAATTATAAAGATGATTCAAAAATATCATTCTGACTTTCATGAAGATTCTCTGGAAACCTTATTAGATGAAAAAATAAAGGAAGCAGAAACTAAAGTACCAAATAGCGGTTTTTAAAACAAAAAAACAAAAACCTTTTAAAAACCAGCTTTTTCTTTATTCGCTATGGATTACGATCTAGAATTGGATAGGGTAATAATCGAAATAAAAAAGCAGAAAGCCAAGCTGGTCTGCATTCAATTGCCAGACGGCCTAAAGCCAAGGGCAGATGAAATAAAGGAAGCAGTAGAAACAAACACAAAAGCAAAGGCATTGATCTGGCTCAACTCGTGCTTTGGCGCCTGTGATGTTCCTGAGCATGTTGAAAAGCTCGGAGTTGATCTTCTCATACAGTGGGGGCATTCAAAGTTCAGATGAGGGATCTGACAAACGGCAATATCCTGAAAAACCTGCTTTATCTTGCCTGGCCTACTTTCATAGGGATGATGCTGCAGACCCTGTACAATATTGTGGATACTATCTGGATTGGAAGATACAGCTCATTGGGGGTTGCTGCAATCTCAATGGTCTTTCCGGTGTTCTTCATAATAATTGCATTTGGCTCAGGCATTTCCATCGGCACATCATCATTGGTTGCGCGCTATCTTGGGGCAAATAAAAAGAAAGAAGCAGACAATGTTGCAGAGCATTCTGTTTTAATCGCGCTGTTATTTGGCATTCTTGTTACAATTATCGGAATAATATTTGCCGCTCCTTTATTCAGGCTGCTCGGCGCAACACCAGACATATTTGATATGACTTTGGATTATGCAAAAATAATTTTCCTCGGCTCTGTCTTTTCATTCCTCAACATGATGCTGAGCGCAGTGTTAAGGGCAGAAGGCGACACAAAAACCCCGACAAAAATACTGCTTTTCACAACAATACTCAACCTTGTGCTTGATCCTTTCCTTATTTTCGGCCTTGCCGGGCTTCCTGAAATGGGTGTTGCAGGAGCAGCAATAATCACAGTGTTTGCACAGTTAATAAGCGTTGTTCTCTTGTTCCGCCATATTCTGGCAAAAAGAAGCGAAATAAGATTAAACATCAGGGATTTTAAATTCAACTTTTCGATAATGTGGAAAACGCTTGCAATAGGCATTCCAAGCTCAGTTTCAAATATGTTCACATCGCTGGGATTTATGTTCTTGATGAAGAATGTGAGCATTTTCGGAAGCTATGCAATAGCTGCTTACGGGATCGGCATTAGGATGGACGCAATAGCGATAATGCCCGCCATCGCGCTGACAACTGCCGTATTGACAATGGTCGGCCAGAATATTGGCGCGAAAAAGCCGCACAGGGCGGAAAAAACAGCATGGGTTGCGGTTTTCCTGATCAGCGTTTTCATGCTCTTTATCGGTCTGCTCTTTTTTATAGCTCCGGAGATGTGGATAAGGATATTTACAGACGATCCTGAAATCATCAAAATCGGCTATTGGTATTTCCGCATTATTTCATTGTCTTATTTATTCAGGGGCTTCCAGTTCATAATGAACGGCGCATTTCAGGGAAGCGGGAAAATTGTAATGCCGACAATTGTCAATATAAGCGCATGGTTTGTATTCGCAGTCCCTTTGGCTTATATTTTTTCAATAAAGCTCGGATTCGGGCTGATCGGAATATGGTCGGCAATTTTGATATCCTCAGTTTACGGAGGCATAGCAAATATATTTTTATTCAGCAGAGGGCATTGGAAAGGGTAACTATTTAAATTAAAATAAACTTTTAATGAAAATGGACGCAATAATTTATTTTTCAACAATGGCGGTGGCTTTTTGCGGCATAATAGCTGGATTTATAATCGCGAACATGGCAAAAGAGGAGCTGAAGCCAGGAAGAAAATATTTTTCATTGATGCAGGATTTTCTGATTGTTTTGATGCTGTTTTTTTTGCTGGAATCTTATAAATTGAGTATTTTCATCATAGCGCCGGTATTATTGGCTGTCTTTTTACTGCTTTTTTACTTTAAAAATTCAATTAAAAATAGTAACATGATCATCCACTCATTGCTTGCTGTTATTTTCTATTTGTCCTCAAAAAGCATTAATCTGTTCTCTTTGGAAGCGTCTTTGATCTTCCTTTACGGCCTGCCAACAGGATCTTTGATAAGCAAGGAGAAGATAAAAAACATTCTGAAAATGGCAGTTTTCATTTTGATAGCCGGTGTTTTGTTTCTTATCTAATAGTGGTAACAAATAGAAAGATTTATAAATAAGCACCTTATTTAAATAATAATGGAAGGCGAACCGAACTTAGAGGAATTATGGAAATGGTTTAAAACACTGGATTTGACTAATTCTGAGAATATGGGTGAACTGGCAGCAAAAATGGGAAGAGCTATTGAACGCCTTGATGATAAGATAAAAGATGCGCTCACTTACGCAGAAAAAACAATAGTGGAAGGAAAAGAGCTTGACTTCAGCGAAAAAAGTCCCCTTGCCATTTATAATGCTATGATCAAAAATCCCTCGCCGTATCATCATTTTCTTCAACCCAGCTTAATGATGCTGGATAAAATTGTCAGAAGCGCAATGAAGCAAAGAAAACTGTTTGAGTTTTATGAAACAACATCTGATCAATCAGACTACGCAATCTGGGGACTCCCGGAAAAGCCAAAAGTGAAAGTGTTTATAAAAGAGAAAGATGACTTCTATATACAAACTATAGAGTTGCCTCTTTTAAGCATTAAGTTGGATGACAAAACAAATGTCGCCAAGATAAGTGGCCTTCCACTAGTTTATGAAAGCAAAAGAGCGCCATGGAAGAAAGATTATAGGCGTCTTGTAACCCTGCTAGAAAAGGAAGTTCAAACTTATTCTGTGATGCTGGCGCACTATCCTGAACCGATTCCTAGAATCACAAGAATGAAAGATACAACGGTCTTTTTCCTTGAAGCGTTTTTTATCCACAGAGAAAGACAGCAAGAGAACGCATAAGATAATTTTTCTCAAATAAGGTCGTTAAACAACAATCAAAGCAACAATAATCCCAATAACAATCCCAACCAATATATCTGATAAACTATGCCCGACTTTCTCGTTAAGTTTTTTCCCTTTATTTGATTTATTCAATATTTCAGCGTGCTTTCCGACTTCTCTCCTGACTCCGGCTGCATCTCTCAATACAATGATCGAAAATGCAAGAGAAACAGCAAAAAGGATTGAAACGCCCTGCAATAAAAATATTGCTGCTGTG
This Candidatus Woesearchaeota archaeon DNA region includes the following protein-coding sequences:
- a CDS encoding aminotransferase class I/II-fold pyridoxal phosphate-dependent enzyme, whose product is MNIETIAVHGAGGPDPSTGAIATPIITAKNGAFKGIGDPIKIEYCRTQNPTRETLEKLVAELEGGGDAFAFSSGIAAINCIFQTLSRGDHVILSKKLYAGTIRLCDLVLSKFLEIDFVDPLNAKALKKAIKQNTKYIFIETPTNPLLEIVDLEAIRKISSSAGVPFIVDNTFATPCLLQPFDYGAETIIHSTSKYLGGHNDLVGGVVVTRNKSFAEALKLYAKTLGATPSPYDVYNTIRGIKTLALRIKKHCENAQIIAEFLAADPNVSKVYFPGLQSHPGHEIAKKQMKGFGGVVSFEVKGDYKKFAKNIADNAPPIYLAESLGGVESLLTHPATMSHAYLTEKQRAEVGIKDNLFRLSPGIENSEDIVAKLKSALYSS
- a CDS encoding ribonuclease P, translated to MAKKDKKPRAEVIKDIEEMFKEAGNIFRKDKGKANDLVRKARNLAMKSRLKMPSRLQKNFCKHCYSFLKPGINCRIRLQRGKAIYYCLECKKYMRFPYK
- a CDS encoding nucleotidyltransferase domain-containing protein, which translates into the protein MNDLVSYAYDFISYLSLQPFFRKYALNKIILFGSVARGDFTKKSDIDIFIDVLSTNKIDLFTREIEKTKTSFFESERMKKWNRLNISNNFNVVVGSLKDEKWSDLRKSMQTHAMSLWSGFFIMEKKGLKSYALVRWVTGAKNTNKRVSIARKLYGYKQKGKKYTGLLEETSSKTVGKGVALIPIEHVNRLRKLFDGLEVKYSLMDVFIT
- a CDS encoding diphthamide synthesis protein, translating into MDYDLELDRVIIEIKKQKAKLVCIQLPDGLKPRADEIKEAVETNTKAKALIWLNSCFGACDVPEHVEKLGVDLLIQWGHSKFR
- a CDS encoding MATE family efflux transporter, translating into MRDLTNGNILKNLLYLAWPTFIGMMLQTLYNIVDTIWIGRYSSLGVAAISMVFPVFFIIIAFGSGISIGTSSLVARYLGANKKKEADNVAEHSVLIALLFGILVTIIGIIFAAPLFRLLGATPDIFDMTLDYAKIIFLGSVFSFLNMMLSAVLRAEGDTKTPTKILLFTTILNLVLDPFLIFGLAGLPEMGVAGAAIITVFAQLISVVLLFRHILAKRSEIRLNIRDFKFNFSIMWKTLAIGIPSSVSNMFTSLGFMFLMKNVSIFGSYAIAAYGIGIRMDAIAIMPAIALTTAVLTMVGQNIGAKKPHRAEKTAWVAVFLISVFMLFIGLLFFIAPEMWIRIFTDDPEIIKIGYWYFRIISLSYLFRGFQFIMNGAFQGSGKIVMPTIVNISAWFVFAVPLAYIFSIKLGFGLIGIWSAILISSVYGGIANIFLFSRGHWKG
- a CDS encoding divergent PAP2 family protein; this encodes MIDVNAVKIIIAGIAAWFIAHLIKVIIASVKEKKFKPEFFISLGGMPSAHSAFVSAITAAIFLLQGVSILFAVSLAFSIIVLRDAAGVRREVGKHAEILNKSNKGKKLNEKVGHSLSDILVGIVIGIIVALIVV